A section of the Callithrix jacchus isolate 240 chromosome 14, calJac240_pri, whole genome shotgun sequence genome encodes:
- the DCTN1 gene encoding dynactin subunit 1 isoform X2 — MAQSKRHMYSRTSSGSRMSAEASARPLRVGSRVEVIGKGHRGTVAYVGATLFATGKWVGVILDEAKGKNDGTVQGRKYFTCDEGHGIFVRQSQIQVFEDGADTTSPETPDSSASKVLKREGTDTTAKTSKLRGLKPKKAPTARKTTTRRPKPTRPASTGAAGASSSLGPSGSASAGELSSSEPSTPAQTPLAAPIIPTPALTSPGAAPPLPSPSKEEEGLRAQVRDLEEKLETLRLKRAEDKAKLKELEKHKIQLEQVQEWKSKMQEQQADLQRRLKEARKEAKEALEAKERYMEEMADTADAIEMATLDKEMAEERAESLQQEVEALKERVDELTTDLEILKAEIEEKGSDGAASSYQLKQLEEQNARLKDALVRMRDLSSSEKQEHVKLQKLMEKKNQELEVVRQQRERLQEELSQAESTIDELKEQVDAALGAEEMVEMLTDRNLNLEEKVRELRETVGDLEAMNEMNDELQENARETELELREQLDMAGARVREAQKRVEAAQETVADYQQTIKKYRQLTAHLQDVNRELTNQQEASVERQQQPPPETFDFKIKFAETKAHAKAIEMELRQMEVAQANRHMSLLTAFMPDSFLRPGGDHDCVLVLLLMPRLICKAELIRKQAQEKFELSENCSERPGLRGAAGEQLSFAAGLVYSLSLLQATLHRYEHALSQCNVDVYKKVGSLYPEMSAHERSLDFLIELLHKDQLDETVNVEPLTKAIKYYQHLYSIHLAEQSEDCTMQLADHIKFTQSALDCMSVEVGRLRAFLQGGQEATDIALLLRDLETSCSDIRQFCKKIRRRMPGTDAPGIPAALAFGPQVSDTLLDCRKHLTWVVAVLQEVAAAAAQLIAPLAENEGLPVAALEELAFKASEQIYGTPSSSPYECLRQSCKILISTMNKLATAMQEGEYDAERPPSKPPPVELRAAALRAEITDAEGLGLKLEDRETVIKELKKSLKIKGEELSEANVRLSLLEKKLDSAAKDADERIEKVQTRLEETQALLRKKEKEFEETMDALQADIDQLEAEKAELKQRLNSQSKRTIEGLRGPPPSGIATLVSGIAGGGVPGQAPGSVPGPGLVKDSPLLLQQISAMRLHISQLQHENTILKGSQMKASLASLPPLHVAKLSHEGPSSELAAGALYRKTSQLLETLNQLSTHTHVVDITRTSPAAKSPSAQLMEQVAQLKSLSDTIEKLKDEVLKETVSQRPGAMVPTDFATFPSSAFLRAKEEQQDDTVYMGKVTFSCAAGLGQRHRLVLTQEQLHQLHSRLIS; from the exons ATGGCACAGAGCAAGAGGCACATGTACAGCCGG ACGTCCAGCGGCAGCAGGATGAGTGCAGAGGCAAGCGCCCGGCCTCTGCGGGTGGGTTCCCGTGTAGAGGTGATTGGAAAAGGCCACCGAGGCACTGTGGCCTATGTTGGAGCCACACTTTTTGCCACTGGCAAATGGGTAGGCGTGATTCTGGATGAAGCAAAGGGCAAAAATGATGGAACTGTCCAAGGCAGGAAGTACTTTACTTGTGATGAAGGGCATGGCATCTTTGTGCGCCAATCCCAG ATCCAGGTATTCGAAGATGGAGCGGATACTACTTCCCCAGAGACACCGGATTCTTCTGCATCAAAAGTCCTCAAAAGAG AGGGAACTGATACAACtgcaaagaccagcaaactg CGGGGACTGAAGCCTAAGAAG GCACCGACAGCCCGAAAG ACCACAACTCGGCGGCCCAAG CCCACCCGCCCAGCCAGCACTGGGGCGGCTGGGGCCAGTAGCTCCCTGGGCCCCTCTGGCTCAGCGTCAGCAGGTGAACTGAGCAGCAGTGAGCCTAGCACCCCTGCTCAGACTCCACTGGCAGCACCCATCATCCCCACGCCGGCCCTCACTTCTCCTGGAGCAGCACCCCCACTTCCTTCTCCCTCCAAG gaggaggagggactAAGGGCCCAGGTGCGGGACCTGGAGGAAAAACTAGAGACCCTGAGACTGAAACGGGCAGAAGACAAAGCAAAGCTTAAAGAGCTGGAGAAACACAAAATCCAGCTGGAGCAGGTGCAGGAATGGAAGAGCAAAATGCAGGAGCAGCAGGCAGACCTGCAGCGGCGCCTCAAGGAGGCGAGGAAG GAAGCCAAGGAGGCACTGGAGGCAAAGGAACGCTATATGGAGGAGATGGCTGATACTGCTGATGCCATTGAGATGGCCACTCTGGACAAGGAGATGGCTGAAGAGCGGGCTGAGTCCCTGCAGCAGGAGGTGGAGGCGCTGAAGGAGCGGGTGGACGAGCTCACCACTGACTTAGAGATCCTCAAGGCTGAGATTGAAGAGAAGG GCTCAGATGGCGCTGCATCCAGTTATCAGCTCAAGCAGCTTGAGGAGCAGAACGCCCGCCTGAAGGACGCCCTGGTGAG GATGCGGGATCTTTCTTCCTCGGAGAAGCAGGAGCATGTGAAACTCCAGAAGCTCATGGAAAAGAAGAACCAAGAGCTGGAAGTTGTGAGGCAACAGCGGGAGCGTCTGCAGGAGGAGCTGAGCCAAGCAGAGAGCACCATTGATGAGCTCAAGGAGCAG GTGGATGCTGCTCTGGGTGCTGAGGAGATGGTAGAGATGCTGACAGATCGGAATCTGAATCTGGAAGAGAAAGTGCGAGAGTTGAGGGAGACTGTGGGAGACTTG GAAGCGATGAATGAAATGAACGATGAGCTTCAGGAGAATGCACGTGAGACAGAACTGGAGCTGCGGGAGCAGCTGGACATGGCGGGTGCGCGGGTACGTGAGGCCCAGAAGCGTGTGGAGGCAGCCCAGGAGACAGTTGCAGACTACCAGCAGACGATTAAGAAGTACCGCCAGCTGACTGCCcatctacag GATGTGAATCGGGAACTGACAAACCAGCAGGAAGCATCTGTGGAGAGGCAACAACAGCCACCTCCAGAGACCTTTGACTTCAAAATCAAGTTTGCTGAGACCAAGGCCCATGCCAAG GCAATTGAGATGGAATTGAGACAGATGGAGGTGGCTCAGGCCAACCGACACATGTCCCTGCTGACAGCCTTCATGCCTGACAGCTTCCTTCGGCCAGGTGGGGACCATGACTGCGTTCTGGTGCTGCTGCTCATGCCTCGTCTCATTTGCAAG GCAGAGCTGATCCGGAAGCAGGCCCAGGAGAAGTTTGAACTAAGTGAGAACTGTTCAGAGCGGCCCGGATTGCGAGGAGCTGCTGGAGAGCAACTCAGCTTTGCTGCTGGACTGGTATACTCGCTGAGCCTGCTGCAGGCCACACTACACCGCTATGAGCA TGCCCTCTCTCAGTGCAATGTGGATGTGTATAAGAAAGTGGGCAGCCTCTACCCTGAGATGAGTGCCCATGAGCGCTCCTTGGATTTTCTCATTGAACTGCTGCACAAGGATCAACTGGATGAGACTGTCAATGTGGAGCCTCTCACCAAGGCCATCAAGTACTATCAG CATCTGTACAGCATCCACCTTGCCGAACAGTCTGAGGACTGTACTATGCAGCTGGCTGACCACATTAAG TTCACGCAGAGTGCTTTGGACTGCATGAGCGTGGAAGTAGGACGGCTGCGTGCCTTCTTGCAG GGTGGACAGGAGGCTACAGATATTGCCCTCCTGCTCCGGGATCTGGAAACTTCATGTAGTGACATCCGCCAATTCTGCAAGAAGATCCGAAGACGAATGCCGGGGACAGATGCTCCTGGGATCCCAGCTGCACTGGCCTTTGGACCACAG GTATCTGACACACTCCTAGACTGCAGGAAGCACTTGACGTGGGTTGTGGCTGTGCTGCAGGAAGTGGCAGCTGCTGCTGCCCAGCTCATTGCCCCGCTGGCAGAGAATGAGGGGCTACCTGTGGCTGCCCTGGAGGAACTGGCTTTCAAAGCAAGCGAGCAG ATCTATGGGACCCCCTCCAGCAGCCCCTATGAGTGTCTGCGCCAGTCATGCAAGATCCTCATCAGTACCATGAACAAGCTGGCCACAGCCATGCAGGAGGGGGAGTATGATGCAGAGCGGCCCCCCAGCAAG CCTCCACCAGTTGAGTTGCGGGCTGCCGCCCTTCGTGCAGAGATCACAGATGCTGAAGGCCTGGGTTTGAAGCTCGAAGATCGAGAGACAGTTATTAAGGAGTTGAAGAAGTCACTCAAAATTAAG GGAGAGGAGCTAAGTGAGGCCAATGTGCGGCTGAGCCTCCTGGAGAAGAAGCTGGACAGTGCTGCCAAGGATGCAGATGAGCGCATCGAGAAGGTCCAGACTCGGCTGGAAGAGACCCAGGCACTGCTGCGGAAGAAGGAGAA AGAGTTTGAGGAAACAATGGATGCGCTCCAGGCTGACATTGACCAGCTGGAGGCAGAGAAGGCAGAACTAAAGCAGCGGCTGAACAGCCAGTCCAAGCGCACGATTGAGGGACTCCGGGGCCCTCCTCCTTCAGGCATTGCTACTCTGGTCTCTGGCATTGCTGGTG GAGGCGTCCCTGGGCAGGCTCCAGGGTctgtgccaggcccagggctgGTGAAGGACTCACCACTGCTGCTCCAGCAGATCTCTGCCATGAGGCTGCACATTTCCCAACTCCAGCATGAGAACACCATCCTCAAG GGATCCCAGATGAAGGCATCCTTGGCATCCCTGCCGCCTCTGCATGTTGCAAAGCTGTCCCATGAGGGCCCTAGCAGTGAGTTAGCAGCTGGAGCGCTGTATCGTAAGACCAGCCAGCTGCTGGAGACGTTGAATCAATtgagcacacacacgcacgtagTAGACATCACTCGCACCAGCCCTG CTGCCAAGAGCCCGTCGGCTCAGCTTATGGAGCAAGTGGCTCAGCTTAAGTCCCTGAGTGACACCATCGAGAAGCTCAAG GATGAGGTCCTCAAAGAGACAGTATCTCAGCGCCCTGGAGCCATGGTACCCACTGACTTTGCCACCTTCCCTTCATCAGCCTTCCTCAGG GCCAAGGAGGAGCAGCAGGATGACACAGTCTACATGGGCAAAGTGACCTTCTCGTGTGCGGCTGGTCTTGGACAGCGACACCGGCTGGTGCTGACCCAGGAGCAGCTGCACCAGCTCCACAGTCGCCTCATCTCCTAA
- the DCTN1 gene encoding dynactin subunit 1 isoform X1 encodes MAQSKRHMYSRTSSGSRMSAEASARPLRVGSRVEVIGKGHRGTVAYVGATLFATGKWVGVILDEAKGKNDGTVQGRKYFTCDEGHGIFVRQSQIQVFEDGADTTSPETPDSSASKVLKREGTDTTAKTSKLRGLKPKKAPTARKTTTRRPKPTRPASTGAAGASSSLGPSGSASAGELSSSEPSTPAQTPLAAPIIPTPALTSPGAAPPLPSPSKEEEGLRAQVRDLEEKLETLRLKRAEDKAKLKELEKHKIQLEQVQEWKSKMQEQQADLQRRLKEARKEAKEALEAKERYMEEMADTADAIEMATLDKEMAEERAESLQQEVEALKERVDELTTDLEILKAEIEEKGSDGAASSYQLKQLEEQNARLKDALVRMRDLSSSEKQEHVKLQKLMEKKNQELEVVRQQRERLQEELSQAESTIDELKEQVDAALGAEEMVEMLTDRNLNLEEKVRELRETVGDLEAMNEMNDELQENARETELELREQLDMAGARVREAQKRVEAAQETVADYQQTIKKYRQLTAHLQDVNRELTNQQEASVERQQQPPPETFDFKIKFAETKAHAKAIEMELRQMEVAQANRHMSLLTAFMPDSFLRPGGDHDCVLVLLLMPRLICKAELIRKQAQEKFELSENCSERPGLRGAAGEQLSFAAGLVYSLSLLQATLHRYEHALSQCNVDVYKKVGSLYPEMSAHERSLDFLIELLHKDQLDETVNVEPLTKAIKYYQHLYSIHLAEQSEDCTMQLADHIKFTQSALDCMSVEVGRLRAFLQGGQEATDIALLLRDLETSCSDIRQFCKKIRRRMPGTDAPGIPAALAFGPQVSDTLLDCRKHLTWVVAVLQEVAAAAAQLIAPLAENEGLPVAALEELAFKASEQIYGTPSSSPYECLRQSCKILISTMNKLATAMQEGEYDAERPPSKPPPVELRAAALRAEITDAEGLGLKLEDRETVIKELKKSLKIKGEELSEANVRLSLLEKKLDSAAKDADERIEKVQTRLEETQALLRKKEKEFEETMDALQADIDQLEAEKAELKQRLNSQSKRTIEGLRGPPPSGIATLVSGIAGEEQQRGGVPGQAPGSVPGPGLVKDSPLLLQQISAMRLHISQLQHENTILKGSQMKASLASLPPLHVAKLSHEGPSSELAAGALYRKTSQLLETLNQLSTHTHVVDITRTSPAAKSPSAQLMEQVAQLKSLSDTIEKLKDEVLKETVSQRPGAMVPTDFATFPSSAFLRAKEEQQDDTVYMGKVTFSCAAGLGQRHRLVLTQEQLHQLHSRLIS; translated from the exons ATGGCACAGAGCAAGAGGCACATGTACAGCCGG ACGTCCAGCGGCAGCAGGATGAGTGCAGAGGCAAGCGCCCGGCCTCTGCGGGTGGGTTCCCGTGTAGAGGTGATTGGAAAAGGCCACCGAGGCACTGTGGCCTATGTTGGAGCCACACTTTTTGCCACTGGCAAATGGGTAGGCGTGATTCTGGATGAAGCAAAGGGCAAAAATGATGGAACTGTCCAAGGCAGGAAGTACTTTACTTGTGATGAAGGGCATGGCATCTTTGTGCGCCAATCCCAG ATCCAGGTATTCGAAGATGGAGCGGATACTACTTCCCCAGAGACACCGGATTCTTCTGCATCAAAAGTCCTCAAAAGAG AGGGAACTGATACAACtgcaaagaccagcaaactg CGGGGACTGAAGCCTAAGAAG GCACCGACAGCCCGAAAG ACCACAACTCGGCGGCCCAAG CCCACCCGCCCAGCCAGCACTGGGGCGGCTGGGGCCAGTAGCTCCCTGGGCCCCTCTGGCTCAGCGTCAGCAGGTGAACTGAGCAGCAGTGAGCCTAGCACCCCTGCTCAGACTCCACTGGCAGCACCCATCATCCCCACGCCGGCCCTCACTTCTCCTGGAGCAGCACCCCCACTTCCTTCTCCCTCCAAG gaggaggagggactAAGGGCCCAGGTGCGGGACCTGGAGGAAAAACTAGAGACCCTGAGACTGAAACGGGCAGAAGACAAAGCAAAGCTTAAAGAGCTGGAGAAACACAAAATCCAGCTGGAGCAGGTGCAGGAATGGAAGAGCAAAATGCAGGAGCAGCAGGCAGACCTGCAGCGGCGCCTCAAGGAGGCGAGGAAG GAAGCCAAGGAGGCACTGGAGGCAAAGGAACGCTATATGGAGGAGATGGCTGATACTGCTGATGCCATTGAGATGGCCACTCTGGACAAGGAGATGGCTGAAGAGCGGGCTGAGTCCCTGCAGCAGGAGGTGGAGGCGCTGAAGGAGCGGGTGGACGAGCTCACCACTGACTTAGAGATCCTCAAGGCTGAGATTGAAGAGAAGG GCTCAGATGGCGCTGCATCCAGTTATCAGCTCAAGCAGCTTGAGGAGCAGAACGCCCGCCTGAAGGACGCCCTGGTGAG GATGCGGGATCTTTCTTCCTCGGAGAAGCAGGAGCATGTGAAACTCCAGAAGCTCATGGAAAAGAAGAACCAAGAGCTGGAAGTTGTGAGGCAACAGCGGGAGCGTCTGCAGGAGGAGCTGAGCCAAGCAGAGAGCACCATTGATGAGCTCAAGGAGCAG GTGGATGCTGCTCTGGGTGCTGAGGAGATGGTAGAGATGCTGACAGATCGGAATCTGAATCTGGAAGAGAAAGTGCGAGAGTTGAGGGAGACTGTGGGAGACTTG GAAGCGATGAATGAAATGAACGATGAGCTTCAGGAGAATGCACGTGAGACAGAACTGGAGCTGCGGGAGCAGCTGGACATGGCGGGTGCGCGGGTACGTGAGGCCCAGAAGCGTGTGGAGGCAGCCCAGGAGACAGTTGCAGACTACCAGCAGACGATTAAGAAGTACCGCCAGCTGACTGCCcatctacag GATGTGAATCGGGAACTGACAAACCAGCAGGAAGCATCTGTGGAGAGGCAACAACAGCCACCTCCAGAGACCTTTGACTTCAAAATCAAGTTTGCTGAGACCAAGGCCCATGCCAAG GCAATTGAGATGGAATTGAGACAGATGGAGGTGGCTCAGGCCAACCGACACATGTCCCTGCTGACAGCCTTCATGCCTGACAGCTTCCTTCGGCCAGGTGGGGACCATGACTGCGTTCTGGTGCTGCTGCTCATGCCTCGTCTCATTTGCAAG GCAGAGCTGATCCGGAAGCAGGCCCAGGAGAAGTTTGAACTAAGTGAGAACTGTTCAGAGCGGCCCGGATTGCGAGGAGCTGCTGGAGAGCAACTCAGCTTTGCTGCTGGACTGGTATACTCGCTGAGCCTGCTGCAGGCCACACTACACCGCTATGAGCA TGCCCTCTCTCAGTGCAATGTGGATGTGTATAAGAAAGTGGGCAGCCTCTACCCTGAGATGAGTGCCCATGAGCGCTCCTTGGATTTTCTCATTGAACTGCTGCACAAGGATCAACTGGATGAGACTGTCAATGTGGAGCCTCTCACCAAGGCCATCAAGTACTATCAG CATCTGTACAGCATCCACCTTGCCGAACAGTCTGAGGACTGTACTATGCAGCTGGCTGACCACATTAAG TTCACGCAGAGTGCTTTGGACTGCATGAGCGTGGAAGTAGGACGGCTGCGTGCCTTCTTGCAG GGTGGACAGGAGGCTACAGATATTGCCCTCCTGCTCCGGGATCTGGAAACTTCATGTAGTGACATCCGCCAATTCTGCAAGAAGATCCGAAGACGAATGCCGGGGACAGATGCTCCTGGGATCCCAGCTGCACTGGCCTTTGGACCACAG GTATCTGACACACTCCTAGACTGCAGGAAGCACTTGACGTGGGTTGTGGCTGTGCTGCAGGAAGTGGCAGCTGCTGCTGCCCAGCTCATTGCCCCGCTGGCAGAGAATGAGGGGCTACCTGTGGCTGCCCTGGAGGAACTGGCTTTCAAAGCAAGCGAGCAG ATCTATGGGACCCCCTCCAGCAGCCCCTATGAGTGTCTGCGCCAGTCATGCAAGATCCTCATCAGTACCATGAACAAGCTGGCCACAGCCATGCAGGAGGGGGAGTATGATGCAGAGCGGCCCCCCAGCAAG CCTCCACCAGTTGAGTTGCGGGCTGCCGCCCTTCGTGCAGAGATCACAGATGCTGAAGGCCTGGGTTTGAAGCTCGAAGATCGAGAGACAGTTATTAAGGAGTTGAAGAAGTCACTCAAAATTAAG GGAGAGGAGCTAAGTGAGGCCAATGTGCGGCTGAGCCTCCTGGAGAAGAAGCTGGACAGTGCTGCCAAGGATGCAGATGAGCGCATCGAGAAGGTCCAGACTCGGCTGGAAGAGACCCAGGCACTGCTGCGGAAGAAGGAGAA AGAGTTTGAGGAAACAATGGATGCGCTCCAGGCTGACATTGACCAGCTGGAGGCAGAGAAGGCAGAACTAAAGCAGCGGCTGAACAGCCAGTCCAAGCGCACGATTGAGGGACTCCGGGGCCCTCCTCCTTCAGGCATTGCTACTCTGGTCTCTGGCATTGCTGGTG AAGAACAGCAGCGAG GAGGCGTCCCTGGGCAGGCTCCAGGGTctgtgccaggcccagggctgGTGAAGGACTCACCACTGCTGCTCCAGCAGATCTCTGCCATGAGGCTGCACATTTCCCAACTCCAGCATGAGAACACCATCCTCAAG GGATCCCAGATGAAGGCATCCTTGGCATCCCTGCCGCCTCTGCATGTTGCAAAGCTGTCCCATGAGGGCCCTAGCAGTGAGTTAGCAGCTGGAGCGCTGTATCGTAAGACCAGCCAGCTGCTGGAGACGTTGAATCAATtgagcacacacacgcacgtagTAGACATCACTCGCACCAGCCCTG CTGCCAAGAGCCCGTCGGCTCAGCTTATGGAGCAAGTGGCTCAGCTTAAGTCCCTGAGTGACACCATCGAGAAGCTCAAG GATGAGGTCCTCAAAGAGACAGTATCTCAGCGCCCTGGAGCCATGGTACCCACTGACTTTGCCACCTTCCCTTCATCAGCCTTCCTCAGG GCCAAGGAGGAGCAGCAGGATGACACAGTCTACATGGGCAAAGTGACCTTCTCGTGTGCGGCTGGTCTTGGACAGCGACACCGGCTGGTGCTGACCCAGGAGCAGCTGCACCAGCTCCACAGTCGCCTCATCTCCTAA